In Camelus bactrianus isolate YW-2024 breed Bactrian camel chromosome 34, ASM4877302v1, whole genome shotgun sequence, one genomic interval encodes:
- the KLRG1 gene encoding killer cell lectin-like receptor subfamily G member 1 isoform X3 gives MTDSVTYSVLAFSTAPQAQNDCRPQQTASSRSPLSHYVAVALGLLSAILVSLLLFQGILCQGSRFSTCASCPSCPDRWVRYGDHCYYFSVEKRDWNSSLEFCLAKNAHLLMLTDNQQQMLNRVRLTAFPKLVCFLLRPLGSSQHWRGWNTPERLDSSRSTAYKVEFNVSIPLMSEYNSEELMNKSKATNLAEPDFVFIYFFRARFYTPHYPTFLKSLIDTLYLAASRIHLMHAEK, from the exons ATGACTGACAGTGTTACTTATTCCGTATTAGCATTTTCTACTGCACCCCAAGCCCAGAATGACTGCAGACCACAGCAAACAG CTTCTTCCAGATCCCCTCTCTCTCACTATGTGGCGGTAGCTTTGGGGCTTCTGAGTGCCATTCTAGTGAGTCTGCTGCTCTTCCAGGGGATTCTGTGCCAGG GTTCCAGATTCTCCACCTGTGCCAGCTGCCCTAGCTGCCCAGATCGCTGGGTGAGGTATGGTGACCACTGTTACTACTTCtccgtggagaaaagggactggAATTCTAGTCTGGAATTCTGCTTAGCCAAAAATGCACATCTCCTTATGCTCACAGACAACCAGCAGCAAATG CTGAACAGAGTTAGACTGACTGCATTTCCAAAACTGGTTTGTTTTCTTCTGCGGCCCCTTGGCTCCAGTCAGCACTGGAGAGGGTGGAATACCCCTGAGAGGCTGGACAGCAGCCGCAG CACAGCCTACAAAGTGGAATTCAACGTCTCCATTCCATTGATGAGTGAATACAATTCAGAAGAGTTAATGAACAAGTCCAAGGCTACAAATCTAGCAGAGCCagactttgtatttatttattttttcagagccAGATTTTACACTCCACATTACCCCACCTTTTTAAAGTCACTTATAGATACACTGTATTTAGCAGCTTCCAGAAtccacctcatgcatgctgaaaaataa
- the KLRG1 gene encoding killer cell lectin-like receptor subfamily G member 1 isoform X5, whose amino-acid sequence MTDSVTYSVLAFSTAPQAQNDCRPQQTASSRSPLSHYVAVALGLLSAILVSLLLFQGILCQGSRFSTCASCPSCPDRWVRYGDHCYYFSVEKRDWNSSLEFCLAKNAHLLMLTDNQQQMFQLPNFLTQDFYWIGLRNNSGWRWEDGSALNTSRILLNSLVQKCGTISKEYLQASSCEVPLPWICQKRWSLLHFLLNTS is encoded by the exons ATGACTGACAGTGTTACTTATTCCGTATTAGCATTTTCTACTGCACCCCAAGCCCAGAATGACTGCAGACCACAGCAAACAG CTTCTTCCAGATCCCCTCTCTCTCACTATGTGGCGGTAGCTTTGGGGCTTCTGAGTGCCATTCTAGTGAGTCTGCTGCTCTTCCAGGGGATTCTGTGCCAGG GTTCCAGATTCTCCACCTGTGCCAGCTGCCCTAGCTGCCCAGATCGCTGGGTGAGGTATGGTGACCACTGTTACTACTTCtccgtggagaaaagggactggAATTCTAGTCTGGAATTCTGCTTAGCCAAAAATGCACATCTCCTTATGCTCACAGACAACCAGCAGCAAATG TTCCAGCTCCCAAATTTCCTCACTCAGGACTTTTACTGGATTGGTCTGAGAAATAATTCTGGCTGGAGATGGGAAGATGGATCAGCCCTAAACACCTCAAG AATTCTTTTAAACAGCTTAGTACAGAAGTGTGGGACCATCAGCAAAGAGTATCTCCAAGCCTCTAGCTGTGAAGTTCCTTTACCGTGGATCTGTCAGAAG